The following is a genomic window from Actinomycetota bacterium.
ACCGAACAGATTTATCTCCCGTATTCCGATGGTCGGCCCAGCGATCAAGATGCTGATGAACAGCGCCCGACCCAGGACGACCGGACCGCCGTTGGCGTTCCTAACCATCCACTCGGCCGTCAGGAAGTCAACGAGTTTGCGCCACATGCCGTACCGATGGTAGCCCCGGCGCCCGCTCAGGAGGCCTAACCTGGAGCGGCCAACGGATACCGGGATCCCGACGGTGCTAGCGAACTTGATGTTTGCAGCTTGTTTGCAAGAAGCCCCCCCACGGGGGCTTCTTCACGATCGGGCTAACCGTTTGCCCTGGTCACTACTGGAGGCGGCGCCCGGAATTGAACCGGGGTGGAGGGATTTGCAGTCCCTTGCCTAACCACTCGGCCACACCGCCAGAGCGGGGGGATTCTACCGTCCCCGACGAGCGTCGGCCCCGTCTAGCGGCCCGTCGATAGAATCCCTCGAAACCTAGCCACGCAGACCTTCTCCCACGCCCGAAAAGGAAGCCGTGACCGACCACCAACTACTCCTCGTGCTCGCCGAGATCCTGGTCCTCGTGGCCGCGGCCCGCGTCGGCGGAGAGATCGCCGCCCGGCTCGGCATCCCCATAGTCGTCGGCGAGATCGTGTTCGGGATCATGCTCGGCCCGTCGCTGTTCGGTCAGGTTTGGCCCGGCGGCTTCCGCGCCCTTTTCCCTCCCGATCCCGGCCAGCGAGACCTGCTCGAGCTCGTCGGGTGGATCGGCGTGCTGTTCCTCGTGGTGTCGGCCGGGCTCGAGACGCGGCTGGGCGTCCTTCGCGCGCACGGAAGAGCGGTGATGTTCGGGTGGCTCGGAGCCTTCCTCGTCCCGTTCGCGGCCGGCTGGGGATTCGGTCTCTTGGCGCCCGACATCCTGGTGGGGCCGGAGGCCGATCGCACCACTTTCGCGCTCTTCATCGGCGTCGCCATGTCGATCTCTGCGATCCCGGTGATCGCTCGAATCCTCATGGATCTAAACCTGATCAGAACGCGTCTGGGCGTGCTGATCATGTCCACCGCGGTCGCCGACGACACGATCGGCTGGCTCGTGCTCGGCGTCGTCGCCGGGCTCGCTCGAGGAGAGGGGTTAGCGCTCGGAAACCTCGCGTGGACCCTGACGGTCACGGGGGCGTTCGTGGTCTTCGCTTTCACGGCCGGCCGTGATCTCCTCCGGTGGGCGCTCCGCTCGTCCCGGAGCCTGCGGATCGCACACGCAGAAGTGACGGTCGTCCTCGGCTTCGTGTTGCTGGGCGCCCTTGCGACACAGGCGATCGGCGTGCATCTCGCTTTGGGGGCTTTCATCGTTGCGATCCAGCTTCGC
Proteins encoded in this region:
- a CDS encoding cation:proton antiporter, whose amino-acid sequence is MTDHQLLLVLAEILVLVAAARVGGEIAARLGIPIVVGEIVFGIMLGPSLFGQVWPGGFRALFPPDPGQRDLLELVGWIGVLFLVVSAGLETRLGVLRAHGRAVMFGWLGAFLVPFAAGWGFGLLAPDILVGPEADRTTFALFIGVAMSISAIPVIARILMDLNLIRTRLGVLIMSTAVADDTIGWLVLGVVAGLARGEGLALGNLAWTLTVTGAFVVFAFTAGRDLLRWALRSSRSLRIAHAEVTVVLGFVLLGALATQAIGVHLALGAFIVAIQLRRTGLSLKRSENVVTQIGSGFFTPFFFAFTGINVDLTTMRGSTLVATIVAVAIACIAKFVGGAFGARAGGLPKWEAIATGIGLNARGAIGLVIAAIGLSIGVITEEAYTMLVMVSVVTTLMTAPLLRLCVKRISFADAPPSAASTADLDPATP